A region of Lichenibacterium dinghuense DNA encodes the following proteins:
- a CDS encoding chemotaxis protein CheA, translating to MDALAEIRQTFFQECDEQLVELEAGLLAVEGGDRDPEVINAAFRAVHSVKGGAGAFNLVDLVRFAHAFENVMDLVRVGRLEPAPALVRLMLRATDVLSDLLRAARADAPHDAARADAVTAELAAACAGPVPPPPAASADDAMPVFAPIPVDLDAFDDLGGSDGPVPSGTERFLISFRPRAELFAKGNEVTVLMRELALLGALDVSCDVGGLPRLDGLDPEAAYLGWTATLDTAAGEAAVREIFEFAEWDSELAIERVDAAPAEPEMPVFVPIPVDVLPDLDAPAPEPAPGAPAVPAPSPAEPAAKAADPEGRGAAPVTTIRVDLGRVDRLIDLVGELVINQAMLAERVAEAGLARVSQVAVGLDELEQLTREIQDSVMAIRAQPVRSVFQRMPRLAREVAAQVGKSVRLVVQGEGTEVDKTVVERLIDPLTHMIRNAIDHGLERPEKRAAAGKPEEGQVNLSATHRSGRIVIEVSDDGAGIDRPRVRSIAVDRGLIPADARLTDDETDNLIFLPGFSTAAAVSDISGRGVGMDVVRRSIQALGGRISIASRPGLGSTFTMSLPLTLAVLDGMVVSVAGHTLVVPLTSIVEILLPKATAVHGFGDDARVIGVRDTFVPLVDVGEVMALRGRLDDAHSGVALLVEVEGGTRAALLVDAIQGQRQVVIKSLEANYGHVAGIAAATILGDGRVALILDVDAVAAPGARGLLPALARAG from the coding sequence TTGGACGCCTTGGCCGAGATCAGACAGACCTTCTTCCAGGAATGCGACGAGCAGCTCGTCGAGCTCGAGGCCGGGCTCCTCGCCGTCGAGGGCGGCGACCGCGACCCCGAGGTGATCAACGCCGCCTTTCGCGCCGTCCATTCGGTGAAGGGCGGCGCCGGGGCCTTCAACCTCGTCGACCTCGTGCGCTTCGCCCACGCCTTCGAGAACGTGATGGACCTCGTCCGCGTCGGCCGGCTGGAGCCGGCTCCCGCGCTGGTCCGCCTCATGCTCCGGGCCACCGACGTCCTGTCCGACCTGCTGCGCGCGGCGCGGGCCGACGCCCCGCACGACGCGGCGCGGGCCGACGCGGTGACGGCGGAGCTCGCGGCGGCCTGCGCGGGCCCTGTCCCCCCGCCGCCCGCGGCGTCGGCCGACGATGCGATGCCGGTCTTCGCGCCCATCCCGGTCGACCTCGACGCCTTCGACGACCTCGGCGGCTCGGATGGGCCTGTGCCCAGCGGGACCGAGCGCTTCCTGATCTCGTTCCGCCCGCGCGCGGAGCTCTTCGCCAAGGGCAACGAGGTCACGGTGCTGATGCGCGAGCTCGCGCTGCTCGGCGCGCTCGACGTGTCCTGCGACGTCGGCGGCCTCCCCCGCCTCGACGGGCTCGACCCCGAGGCGGCCTATCTCGGCTGGACCGCGACGCTCGACACGGCCGCCGGGGAGGCGGCCGTCCGCGAGATCTTCGAATTCGCCGAATGGGACAGCGAGCTCGCGATCGAGCGGGTCGACGCCGCCCCGGCCGAGCCGGAGATGCCGGTCTTCGTCCCGATCCCCGTCGACGTCCTGCCGGACCTCGACGCGCCGGCGCCGGAGCCCGCACCCGGGGCACCGGCCGTCCCAGCGCCGTCGCCGGCCGAACCCGCCGCGAAGGCGGCGGACCCCGAGGGGCGCGGCGCGGCGCCGGTCACCACGATCCGCGTCGACCTCGGCCGCGTCGACCGGCTCATCGACCTCGTGGGCGAGCTCGTCATCAACCAGGCCATGCTGGCCGAGCGCGTGGCCGAGGCCGGCCTCGCCCGCGTGTCGCAAGTGGCCGTGGGCCTCGACGAGCTGGAGCAGCTCACCCGCGAGATCCAGGACAGCGTCATGGCGATCCGGGCGCAGCCTGTGCGGTCCGTGTTCCAGCGCATGCCCCGCCTCGCCCGCGAGGTGGCGGCGCAGGTCGGCAAGAGCGTCCGCCTCGTCGTCCAGGGCGAGGGCACCGAGGTCGACAAGACGGTCGTCGAGCGCCTGATCGACCCGCTCACCCACATGATCCGCAACGCCATCGACCACGGCCTGGAGCGGCCGGAGAAGCGCGCCGCCGCCGGCAAGCCCGAGGAGGGTCAGGTCAACCTGTCGGCCACCCACCGCTCCGGCCGCATCGTCATCGAGGTGTCGGACGACGGCGCGGGCATCGACCGGCCGCGCGTGCGCTCGATCGCGGTCGACAGGGGGCTGATCCCGGCGGACGCCCGGCTGACCGACGACGAGACCGACAACCTCATCTTCCTGCCCGGTTTCTCCACGGCCGCGGCCGTGTCCGACATCTCGGGACGCGGGGTCGGCATGGACGTGGTCAGGCGTTCCATCCAGGCGCTCGGCGGCCGCATCTCCATCGCGTCCCGGCCGGGCCTCGGCTCGACCTTCACCATGAGCCTGCCGCTCACGCTGGCGGTGCTGGACGGCATGGTGGTGTCCGTGGCCGGGCACACGCTCGTCGTGCCGCTCACCTCCATCGTCGAGATCCTGCTGCCCAAGGCGACGGCGGTGCACGGCTTCGGCGACGACGCCCGGGTGATCGGCGTGCGCGACACCTTCGTGCCCCTGGTCGACGTCGGCGAGGTCATGGCGCTGCGCGGCCGGCTCGACGACGCCCATTCCGGCGTGGCGCTGCTGGTGGAAGTGGAGGGCGGGACCCGCGCGGCGCTGCTGGTCGACGCCATCCAGGGCCAGCGCCAGGTCGTGATCAAGAGCCTGGAGGCCAACTACGGCCACGTGGCCGGCATCGCGGCCGCGACCATCCTCGGCGACGGCCGCGTCGCCCTGATCCTCGACGTCGACGCGGTCGCGGCGCCCGGCGCCCGCGGCCTTCTCCCCGCCCTCGCACGCGCAGGCTGA
- a CDS encoding chemotaxis protein CheW, which produces MDLTQKTDGAAPRELISFLIGDQEFCVDIMTVREIRGWSPATPLPHAPAYVRGVINLRGAVLSIVDLAARLGLPATEPTARAVVIVAQMGGRVVGLLVDAVTGILTVTADAVQPTPDVGSDMARSFVAGVLAVEGRMISLVTLDNVLPPVEREAA; this is translated from the coding sequence ATGGACCTCACCCAGAAGACCGACGGCGCGGCTCCGCGCGAGCTGATCTCCTTCCTGATCGGCGACCAGGAGTTCTGCGTCGACATCATGACCGTGCGCGAGATCCGGGGTTGGAGCCCCGCCACGCCGCTCCCCCACGCGCCGGCCTACGTGCGCGGCGTCATCAACCTGCGCGGCGCGGTGCTGTCGATCGTCGACCTCGCGGCGCGCCTGGGCCTGCCCGCCACGGAGCCGACCGCGCGCGCCGTGGTGATCGTGGCGCAGATGGGCGGCCGCGTGGTGGGCCTGCTCGTCGACGCCGTCACGGGCATCCTGACCGTCACGGCCGACGCCGTGCAGCCGACGCCCGACGTCGGATCCGACATGGCGCGCAGCTTCGTGGCGGGCGTGCTGGCCGTCGAGGGGCGGATGATCAGCCTCGTCACGCTCGACAACGTGCTGCCCCCGGTCGAGCGGGAGGCCGCGTGA
- a CDS encoding protein-glutamate O-methyltransferase, translating to MTAAARPKARTAAAAKRDDGGCALGPREFKRIAALVHAESGIFLPEGKVDLVYARLVRRLRALGFDSFRDYCALVEGEGGIDERQGMIAALTTNVTSFYREPHHFKHLRESILPDLAARARAGGRVRLWSAGCSRGHEPYSLAMTVLSVLPDAAERDVRILATDIDPHVLAEGRAGSYEREVLADAPPAEVARHFEPADGRGGASHLAAGGALRRLVAFRELNLVGEWPMSGLFDVVFCRNVAIYFDEATQARLWMRFAERTRPGGTLCIGHSERLSGPALGRYSGVGVTTYRLDGGRPA from the coding sequence GTGACCGCCGCGGCCCGTCCCAAGGCCCGGACCGCCGCGGCGGCGAAGCGCGACGACGGCGGATGCGCGCTCGGCCCCCGCGAGTTCAAGCGCATCGCCGCCCTGGTCCACGCCGAATCCGGCATCTTCCTGCCCGAGGGCAAGGTCGACCTGGTCTACGCGCGCCTGGTCAGGCGCCTGCGCGCCCTCGGCTTCGACTCGTTCCGCGACTACTGCGCCCTGGTCGAGGGCGAGGGCGGGATCGACGAGCGCCAGGGCATGATCGCGGCCCTGACCACCAACGTCACGAGCTTCTACCGCGAGCCGCACCACTTCAAGCACCTCCGCGAGTCGATCCTCCCCGACCTCGCCGCGCGCGCCCGCGCCGGCGGCCGCGTGAGGCTGTGGTCGGCCGGCTGCTCGCGCGGCCACGAGCCCTACTCGCTCGCCATGACGGTGCTGTCCGTCCTGCCGGACGCGGCGGAGCGCGACGTCCGCATCCTCGCGACCGACATCGACCCCCACGTCCTCGCCGAAGGGCGGGCCGGCAGCTACGAGCGCGAGGTGCTCGCCGACGCCCCGCCCGCGGAGGTGGCCCGCCATTTCGAGCCGGCGGACGGCCGGGGCGGCGCCTCGCACCTCGCCGCGGGCGGGGCCCTCCGGCGCCTCGTCGCCTTCCGCGAGCTCAACCTCGTGGGCGAGTGGCCGATGTCCGGCCTGTTCGACGTCGTCTTCTGCCGCAACGTGGCGATCTACTTCGACGAGGCCACGCAGGCGCGGCTGTGGATGCGCTTCGCCGAGCGGACCCGCCCCGGCGGCACGCTGTGCATCGGCCACTCGGAGCGCCTGTCCGGCCCCGCCCTCGGCCGCTATTCGGGCGTCGGCGTGACCACCTACCGTCTCGACGGGGGGCGGCCGGCGTGA
- a CDS encoding protein-glutamate methylesterase/protein-glutamine glutaminase has protein sequence MRRYRVLVVDDSPTMRRLVSAVLRASPDLDVVGEACDAIEARAAIKALDPDVVTLDVEMPGMDGLDFLERLMTLRPMPVVMVSSLTERCGEIATRALAIGAVDCVAKPVPGDGEPFADLARKVRAAAAVRVRRPEAAERPEPAPAGYAPDGRVVAVGSSTGGVEALIAVLGVLPADCSPVVVTQHMPPLFTRSLADRLDRLCAPAVCEATDGAPLVPGRVYLAPGGAKHLEVVRGSSARPGGPARCRLREGEPVNGHRPSVDALFRSVARHLGPAAVGVILTGMGRDGADGLRAMRDAGAATLGQDAATSLVYGMPRTAFEAGGVERQLPLHRIGAEIAAMTDATNRKTSRCRKPHS, from the coding sequence GTGAGGCGTTATCGCGTCCTCGTGGTCGACGACTCGCCCACCATGCGCCGCCTCGTGTCGGCCGTGCTGCGGGCCTCGCCGGACCTCGACGTGGTGGGCGAGGCCTGCGACGCCATCGAGGCCCGCGCGGCCATCAAGGCGCTCGATCCCGACGTGGTGACGCTCGACGTCGAGATGCCGGGCATGGACGGGCTCGACTTCCTCGAACGGCTCATGACGCTGCGGCCGATGCCGGTCGTGATGGTGTCGAGCCTCACGGAGCGATGCGGCGAGATCGCGACCCGTGCGCTCGCGATCGGCGCCGTCGACTGCGTAGCCAAGCCGGTGCCGGGCGACGGCGAGCCCTTCGCGGATCTCGCCCGCAAGGTGAGGGCGGCCGCCGCGGTCCGGGTCCGCCGCCCCGAGGCCGCCGAGCGCCCGGAGCCGGCCCCCGCCGGCTACGCGCCCGACGGGAGGGTCGTGGCCGTCGGCTCGTCGACGGGCGGCGTCGAGGCGCTCATCGCCGTGCTGGGCGTGCTGCCCGCCGACTGCTCGCCCGTGGTGGTGACGCAGCACATGCCGCCGCTGTTCACCCGCTCGCTCGCCGACCGGCTCGACCGGCTGTGCGCCCCGGCGGTGTGCGAGGCGACCGACGGGGCTCCGCTGGTTCCGGGCCGGGTCTACCTCGCGCCGGGCGGCGCGAAGCACCTCGAAGTGGTGCGCGGGTCGAGCGCGAGGCCGGGCGGCCCGGCGCGCTGCCGCCTGCGCGAGGGCGAGCCGGTGAACGGCCATCGGCCGTCGGTGGACGCGCTGTTCCGCTCCGTCGCGCGCCACCTCGGCCCCGCCGCCGTCGGGGTCATCCTCACCGGCATGGGGCGCGACGGGGCCGACGGCCTGCGCGCCATGCGCGACGCCGGCGCCGCCACGCTCGGCCAGGACGCCGCGACGTCGCTGGTCTACGGCATGCCCCGCACGGCCTTCGAGGCCGGCGGGGTCGAGCGGCAGCTGCCGCTCCACAGGATCGGCGCGGAGATCGCCGCGATGACGGATGCCACGAACCGGAAGACGAGCCGATGCCGCAAGCCGCACAGCTGA